One segment of Monomorium pharaonis isolate MP-MQ-018 chromosome 6, ASM1337386v2, whole genome shotgun sequence DNA contains the following:
- the LOC118645939 gene encoding phospholipase A(2)-like: MSRVFVCLSVFFIPAIAIQFGDCENNTNQPECDANIKSGSDKTRVSDFEARLNELSVFLKNWNKIFGISNDDSQTKDDVKENVNKIFNMFEDFICLMSGTRRCDRNFARDENDFFKDAEACCRAHHNCQSNLLAGETEVNIINNGIFTRSGCVCDITFYMCLREARGPIARMIGIIYFSRLKLQCFHCIQPTEDCELGDPTECKGHCKKYQWIDSPIFT; this comes from the exons ATGTCGCGTGTATTCGTTTGCCTTTctgtgttttttattcctgccaTCGCCATTCAATTCGGCGATTGCGAAAATAATACCAACCAACCCGAATGTGATGCAAATATCAAATCTGGTTCCGATAAAACTCGTGTATCAGATTTTGAAGCCAGACTGAATGAATTAAGTgtgtttttaaagaattggAACAAAATCTTTGGGATCTCCAATGATGATTCGCAAACTAAGGACGACGTCAAAGAAAATGTtaacaaaatctttaatatGTTTGAGGACTTCATTTGCTTAATGTCAG gAACACGGCGGTGTGACAGAAATTTTGCGCGTGATGAGAACGATTTCTTCAAAGATGCAGAAGCTTGTTGCAGAGCGCACCATAATTGCCAAAGCAATCTCTTAGCTGGCGAAACGGAGGTCAATATCATCAATAATGGTATTTTCACAAG GTCTGGTTGTGTTTGCGACATCACTTTCTATATGTGTTTGAGAGAAGCCCGTGGACCGATTGCTCGGATGATCGGAATTATATACTTCAGTAGGTTGAAACTGCAGTGTTTCCATTGTATACAACCAACGGAAGATTGCGA ACTTGGAGACCCTACTGAATGTAAAGGTCATTGCAAGAAATACCAATGGATTGACAGTcctatatttacataa
- the LOC105839522 gene encoding phospholipase A2: MSRVFVCLSVLFVLTIAIQFGDCENNTTQPECDGNIKSGSDKTHISVIEGSLKELSASLKKWNKIIGRSNNDSQPKDDKGSVSKILNMFKEHVHLIAPGTRWCGDGDIARDEDDLGFFKDTDACCRAHDNCKNDLLAGETEVNIINNGIFTRSACTCDFGFYNCLKNASNLIATKIGTMYFNILGQQCFQCICPTEDCGLEDDTECKGHCKKYKWVDSPKFINIFQN; the protein is encoded by the exons ATGTCGCGTGTATTCGTTTGCCTTTCTGTGCTTTTCGTTCTTACCATCGCCATTCAATTCGGCGATTGCGAAAATAATACCACCCAACCCGAATGTGATGGAAATATCAAATCTGGTTCCGATAAAACTCATATATCAGTTATCGAAGGCAGTCTGAAGGAGTTAAGTGCGTCGTTAAAGAAGTGGAACAAAATCATCGGGAGATCCAATAATGATTCGCAACCTAAAGACGACAAAGGATCTGTTAGcaaaatcttaaatatgtTTAAGGAACATGTTCACTTAATAGCGCCAG GAACACGATGGTGTGGTGACGGAGATATTGCGCGTGATGAAGACGATCTCGGTTTCTTCAAAGACACAGATGCCTGTTGCAGAGCGCACGATAATTGCAAGAACGATCTCTTAGCCGGCGAAACGGAGGTCAATATCATCAACAATGGTATTTTCACAAG GTCTGCTTGTACTTGCGATTTCGGTTTCtataattgtttgaaaaacGCCTCTAATCTAATTGCTACCAAGATCGGAACAATGTACTTCAATATATTGGGACAGCAGTGTTTCCAATGTATATGTCCAACGGAAGATTGCGG GCTTGAAGACGATACTGAATGTAAAGGTCATTGCAAGAAGTACAAATGGGTTGACAGtcctaaatttataaatatttttcaaaactaa
- the LOC105836826 gene encoding differentially expressed in FDCP 8 homolog isoform X1: MVDIKSNPPIVGENDSHYESRIRANSFGTGTSTPSSSSDYMTGEADDSSDSKGTVPFSLKSVETMLSLSKDASQEDLQEMVRKCKLMVLESAECSDERKWLVRRLIELRLRVQELRETSDENLFETRVILGHHFVPQKYYITTSSPVYCDHCSGAIWTMLQSWYMCNDCKFSCHWKCLNNVCRVCVHVVVSEAGGYTHTKDICPEQGLSKQGYRCAECKVRITFTFSKGLSLSCFGSTFKNTVMLLESAWVEPRLCDYSGLYYCQRCHWNTAMVIPARVIRNWDMEPRLVSRAAAQLLMLLEDRSVLPLEELNPKLFTLVPDLSLVKRMREEMQMMKRYLVLCVEACTQGLPWKIGLRTHMIENSGNYSIKDLIDLQSGILLDELRAAYDTMHAHITQQCELCKARGHLCEICGNDEVIYPWDASSVICHQCSAVHHRVCWAKRNHCCPRCARLQKRRALEGQTAQDDENCDTDDTAKDS; encoded by the exons ATGGTAGATATAAAGAGCAATCCTCCAATCGTTGGGGAAAATGACTCGCATTACGAGTCGAGGATACGCGCGAACAGTTTTGGCACGGGAACGTCGACACCATCGTCCTCCTCCGACTACATGACGGGTGAAGCGGATGACAGCTCTGACAGCAAGGGGACTGTACCATTCAGCTTGAAATCAGTGGAGACTATGCTATCTCTGTCTAAG GATGCTTCTCAAGAGGATCTTCAAGAGATGGTACGCAAGTGTAAGCTGATGGTGCTGGAGAGTGCCGAGTGTTCGGACGAGCGTAAATGGCTCGTTCGACGGCTGATCGAGTTGCGTTTGCGTGTGCAGGAGTTGCGTGAAACCTCGGACGAGAACCTCTTCGAGACGCGCGTAATTCTCGGTCATCATTTTGTACCGCAGAAATACTATATCACCACGTCCAGTCCAGTTTATTGTGACCATTGCAGCGGTGCAATTTGGACGATGCTGCAATCGTGGTACATGTGCAATG atTGCAAGTTTAGTTGCCATTGGAAGTGTCTGAACAACGTGTGTcgcgtgtgtgtgcatgtggtCGTCAGCGAGGCCGGTGGATATACGCATACGAAGGATATTTGTCCAGAGCAAGGCCTCTCGAAGCAGGGTTACCGTTGCGCTGAATGTAAAGTGCGAATAACATTCA CTTTCTCAAAAGGATTATCGCTATCTTGCTTTGGCAGTACCTTTAAGAATACAG TAATGCTTTTAGAATCGGCATGGGTGGAGCCCCGACTTTGTGACTACAGTGGTCTGTATTACTGTCAGAGATGTCACTGGAATACAGCCATGGTCATTCCCGCGAGAGTGATCAGAAATTGGGACATGGAGCCACGTTTGGTGTCTCGCGCCGCAGCACAGCTTTTGATGCTTCTGGAAGATCGTTCCGTATTACCACTGGAAGAATTAAACCCGAAACTCTTCACCCTGGTTCCGGATTTATCACTTGTAAAA cgAATGCGGGAGGAAATGCAGATGATGAAGAGGTACTTAGTTCTGTGCGTAGAGGCCTGCACTCAAGGTTTACCATGGAAGATTGGATTACGCACACACATGATTGAGAATTCAGGTAATTATTCCATTAAGGATCTAATTGATCTTCAGAGCGGCATTCTCCTGGATGAGCTTCGCGCCGCGTATGACACCATGCACGCGCACATCACACAGCAATGTGAGCTCTGCAAGGCAAg GGGACACCTGTGCGAGATATGCGGCAATGACGAAGTAATCTATCCATGGGACGCGAGCTCGGTTATCTGCCACCAATGCTCGGCGGTACATCACCGTGTTTGTTGGGCCAAGCGTAATCATTGTTGTCCTCGGTGTGCACGTCTACAAAAACGTCGTGCTCTAGAAGGACAAACTGCGCAGGATGACGAGAACTGTGATACGGACGACACCGCGAAGGACTCTTAA
- the LOC105836826 gene encoding differentially expressed in FDCP 8 homolog isoform X5, protein MVRKCKLMVLESAECSDERKWLVRRLIELRLRVQELRETSDENLFETRVILGHHFVPQKYYITTSSPVYCDHCSGAIWTMLQSWYMCNDCKFSCHWKCLNNVCRVCVHVVVSEAGGYTHTKDICPEQGLSKQGYRCAECKVRITFTFSKGLSLSCFGSTFKNTVMLLESAWVEPRLCDYSGLYYCQRCHWNTAMVIPARVIRNWDMEPRLVSRAAAQLLMLLEDRSVLPLEELNPKLFTLVPDLSLVKRMREEMQMMKRYLVLCVEACTQGLPWKIGLRTHMIENSGNYSIKDLIDLQSGILLDELRAAYDTMHAHITQQCELCKARGHLCEICGNDEVIYPWDASSVICHQCSAVHHRVCWAKRNHCCPRCARLQKRRALEGQTAQDDENCDTDDTAKDS, encoded by the exons ATGGTACGCAAGTGTAAGCTGATGGTGCTGGAGAGTGCCGAGTGTTCGGACGAGCGTAAATGGCTCGTTCGACGGCTGATCGAGTTGCGTTTGCGTGTGCAGGAGTTGCGTGAAACCTCGGACGAGAACCTCTTCGAGACGCGCGTAATTCTCGGTCATCATTTTGTACCGCAGAAATACTATATCACCACGTCCAGTCCAGTTTATTGTGACCATTGCAGCGGTGCAATTTGGACGATGCTGCAATCGTGGTACATGTGCAATG atTGCAAGTTTAGTTGCCATTGGAAGTGTCTGAACAACGTGTGTcgcgtgtgtgtgcatgtggtCGTCAGCGAGGCCGGTGGATATACGCATACGAAGGATATTTGTCCAGAGCAAGGCCTCTCGAAGCAGGGTTACCGTTGCGCTGAATGTAAAGTGCGAATAACATTCA CTTTCTCAAAAGGATTATCGCTATCTTGCTTTGGCAGTACCTTTAAGAATACAG TAATGCTTTTAGAATCGGCATGGGTGGAGCCCCGACTTTGTGACTACAGTGGTCTGTATTACTGTCAGAGATGTCACTGGAATACAGCCATGGTCATTCCCGCGAGAGTGATCAGAAATTGGGACATGGAGCCACGTTTGGTGTCTCGCGCCGCAGCACAGCTTTTGATGCTTCTGGAAGATCGTTCCGTATTACCACTGGAAGAATTAAACCCGAAACTCTTCACCCTGGTTCCGGATTTATCACTTGTAAAA cgAATGCGGGAGGAAATGCAGATGATGAAGAGGTACTTAGTTCTGTGCGTAGAGGCCTGCACTCAAGGTTTACCATGGAAGATTGGATTACGCACACACATGATTGAGAATTCAGGTAATTATTCCATTAAGGATCTAATTGATCTTCAGAGCGGCATTCTCCTGGATGAGCTTCGCGCCGCGTATGACACCATGCACGCGCACATCACACAGCAATGTGAGCTCTGCAAGGCAAg GGGACACCTGTGCGAGATATGCGGCAATGACGAAGTAATCTATCCATGGGACGCGAGCTCGGTTATCTGCCACCAATGCTCGGCGGTACATCACCGTGTTTGTTGGGCCAAGCGTAATCATTGTTGTCCTCGGTGTGCACGTCTACAAAAACGTCGTGCTCTAGAAGGACAAACTGCGCAGGATGACGAGAACTGTGATACGGACGACACCGCGAAGGACTCTTAA
- the LOC105836826 gene encoding differentially expressed in FDCP 8 homolog isoform X4, protein MVDIKSNPPIVGENDSHYESRIRANSFGTGTSTPSSSSDYMTGEADDSSDSKGTVPFSLKSVETMLSLSKDASQEDLQEMVRKCKLMVLESAECSDERKWLVRRLIELRLRVQELRETSDENLFETRVILGHHFVPQKYYITTSSPVYCDHCSGAIWTMLQSWYMCNDCKFSCHWKCLNNVCRVCVHVVVSEAGGYTHTKDICPEQGLSKQGYRCAECKVRITFKSAWVEPRLCDYSGLYYCQRCHWNTAMVIPARVIRNWDMEPRLVSRAAAQLLMLLEDRSVLPLEELNPKLFTLVPDLSLVKRMREEMQMMKRYLVLCVEACTQGLPWKIGLRTHMIENSGNYSIKDLIDLQSGILLDELRAAYDTMHAHITQQCELCKARGHLCEICGNDEVIYPWDASSVICHQCSAVHHRVCWAKRNHCCPRCARLQKRRALEGQTAQDDENCDTDDTAKDS, encoded by the exons ATGGTAGATATAAAGAGCAATCCTCCAATCGTTGGGGAAAATGACTCGCATTACGAGTCGAGGATACGCGCGAACAGTTTTGGCACGGGAACGTCGACACCATCGTCCTCCTCCGACTACATGACGGGTGAAGCGGATGACAGCTCTGACAGCAAGGGGACTGTACCATTCAGCTTGAAATCAGTGGAGACTATGCTATCTCTGTCTAAG GATGCTTCTCAAGAGGATCTTCAAGAGATGGTACGCAAGTGTAAGCTGATGGTGCTGGAGAGTGCCGAGTGTTCGGACGAGCGTAAATGGCTCGTTCGACGGCTGATCGAGTTGCGTTTGCGTGTGCAGGAGTTGCGTGAAACCTCGGACGAGAACCTCTTCGAGACGCGCGTAATTCTCGGTCATCATTTTGTACCGCAGAAATACTATATCACCACGTCCAGTCCAGTTTATTGTGACCATTGCAGCGGTGCAATTTGGACGATGCTGCAATCGTGGTACATGTGCAATG atTGCAAGTTTAGTTGCCATTGGAAGTGTCTGAACAACGTGTGTcgcgtgtgtgtgcatgtggtCGTCAGCGAGGCCGGTGGATATACGCATACGAAGGATATTTGTCCAGAGCAAGGCCTCTCGAAGCAGGGTTACCGTTGCGCTGAATGTAAAGTGCGAATAACATTCA AATCGGCATGGGTGGAGCCCCGACTTTGTGACTACAGTGGTCTGTATTACTGTCAGAGATGTCACTGGAATACAGCCATGGTCATTCCCGCGAGAGTGATCAGAAATTGGGACATGGAGCCACGTTTGGTGTCTCGCGCCGCAGCACAGCTTTTGATGCTTCTGGAAGATCGTTCCGTATTACCACTGGAAGAATTAAACCCGAAACTCTTCACCCTGGTTCCGGATTTATCACTTGTAAAA cgAATGCGGGAGGAAATGCAGATGATGAAGAGGTACTTAGTTCTGTGCGTAGAGGCCTGCACTCAAGGTTTACCATGGAAGATTGGATTACGCACACACATGATTGAGAATTCAGGTAATTATTCCATTAAGGATCTAATTGATCTTCAGAGCGGCATTCTCCTGGATGAGCTTCGCGCCGCGTATGACACCATGCACGCGCACATCACACAGCAATGTGAGCTCTGCAAGGCAAg GGGACACCTGTGCGAGATATGCGGCAATGACGAAGTAATCTATCCATGGGACGCGAGCTCGGTTATCTGCCACCAATGCTCGGCGGTACATCACCGTGTTTGTTGGGCCAAGCGTAATCATTGTTGTCCTCGGTGTGCACGTCTACAAAAACGTCGTGCTCTAGAAGGACAAACTGCGCAGGATGACGAGAACTGTGATACGGACGACACCGCGAAGGACTCTTAA
- the LOC105836826 gene encoding differentially expressed in FDCP 8 homolog isoform X3 has product MVDIKSNPPIVGENDSHYESRIRANSFGTGTSTPSSSSDYMTGEADDSSDSKGTVPFSLKSVETMLSLSKDASQEDLQEMVRKCKLMVLESAECSDERKWLVRRLIELRLRVQELRETSDENLFETRVILGHHFVPQKYYITTSSPVYCDHCSGAIWTMLQSWYMCNDCKFSCHWKCLNNVCRVCVHVVVSEAGGYTHTKDICPEQGLSKQGYRCAECKVRITFIMLLESAWVEPRLCDYSGLYYCQRCHWNTAMVIPARVIRNWDMEPRLVSRAAAQLLMLLEDRSVLPLEELNPKLFTLVPDLSLVKRMREEMQMMKRYLVLCVEACTQGLPWKIGLRTHMIENSGNYSIKDLIDLQSGILLDELRAAYDTMHAHITQQCELCKARGHLCEICGNDEVIYPWDASSVICHQCSAVHHRVCWAKRNHCCPRCARLQKRRALEGQTAQDDENCDTDDTAKDS; this is encoded by the exons ATGGTAGATATAAAGAGCAATCCTCCAATCGTTGGGGAAAATGACTCGCATTACGAGTCGAGGATACGCGCGAACAGTTTTGGCACGGGAACGTCGACACCATCGTCCTCCTCCGACTACATGACGGGTGAAGCGGATGACAGCTCTGACAGCAAGGGGACTGTACCATTCAGCTTGAAATCAGTGGAGACTATGCTATCTCTGTCTAAG GATGCTTCTCAAGAGGATCTTCAAGAGATGGTACGCAAGTGTAAGCTGATGGTGCTGGAGAGTGCCGAGTGTTCGGACGAGCGTAAATGGCTCGTTCGACGGCTGATCGAGTTGCGTTTGCGTGTGCAGGAGTTGCGTGAAACCTCGGACGAGAACCTCTTCGAGACGCGCGTAATTCTCGGTCATCATTTTGTACCGCAGAAATACTATATCACCACGTCCAGTCCAGTTTATTGTGACCATTGCAGCGGTGCAATTTGGACGATGCTGCAATCGTGGTACATGTGCAATG atTGCAAGTTTAGTTGCCATTGGAAGTGTCTGAACAACGTGTGTcgcgtgtgtgtgcatgtggtCGTCAGCGAGGCCGGTGGATATACGCATACGAAGGATATTTGTCCAGAGCAAGGCCTCTCGAAGCAGGGTTACCGTTGCGCTGAATGTAAAGTGCGAATAACATTCA TAATGCTTTTAGAATCGGCATGGGTGGAGCCCCGACTTTGTGACTACAGTGGTCTGTATTACTGTCAGAGATGTCACTGGAATACAGCCATGGTCATTCCCGCGAGAGTGATCAGAAATTGGGACATGGAGCCACGTTTGGTGTCTCGCGCCGCAGCACAGCTTTTGATGCTTCTGGAAGATCGTTCCGTATTACCACTGGAAGAATTAAACCCGAAACTCTTCACCCTGGTTCCGGATTTATCACTTGTAAAA cgAATGCGGGAGGAAATGCAGATGATGAAGAGGTACTTAGTTCTGTGCGTAGAGGCCTGCACTCAAGGTTTACCATGGAAGATTGGATTACGCACACACATGATTGAGAATTCAGGTAATTATTCCATTAAGGATCTAATTGATCTTCAGAGCGGCATTCTCCTGGATGAGCTTCGCGCCGCGTATGACACCATGCACGCGCACATCACACAGCAATGTGAGCTCTGCAAGGCAAg GGGACACCTGTGCGAGATATGCGGCAATGACGAAGTAATCTATCCATGGGACGCGAGCTCGGTTATCTGCCACCAATGCTCGGCGGTACATCACCGTGTTTGTTGGGCCAAGCGTAATCATTGTTGTCCTCGGTGTGCACGTCTACAAAAACGTCGTGCTCTAGAAGGACAAACTGCGCAGGATGACGAGAACTGTGATACGGACGACACCGCGAAGGACTCTTAA
- the LOC105836826 gene encoding differentially expressed in FDCP 8 homolog isoform X2 has protein sequence MVDIKSNPPIVGENDSHYESRIRANSFGTGTSTPSSSSDYMTGEADDSSDSKGTVPFSLKSVETMLSLSKDASQEDLQEMVRKCKLMVLESAECSDERKWLVRRLIELRLRVQELRETSDENLFETRVILGHHFVPQKYYITTSSPVYCDHCSGAIWTMLQSWYMCNDCKFSCHWKCLNNVCRVCVHVVVSEAGGYTHTKDICPEQGLSKQGYRCAECKVRITFTFSKGLSLSCFGSTFKNTESAWVEPRLCDYSGLYYCQRCHWNTAMVIPARVIRNWDMEPRLVSRAAAQLLMLLEDRSVLPLEELNPKLFTLVPDLSLVKRMREEMQMMKRYLVLCVEACTQGLPWKIGLRTHMIENSGNYSIKDLIDLQSGILLDELRAAYDTMHAHITQQCELCKARGHLCEICGNDEVIYPWDASSVICHQCSAVHHRVCWAKRNHCCPRCARLQKRRALEGQTAQDDENCDTDDTAKDS, from the exons ATGGTAGATATAAAGAGCAATCCTCCAATCGTTGGGGAAAATGACTCGCATTACGAGTCGAGGATACGCGCGAACAGTTTTGGCACGGGAACGTCGACACCATCGTCCTCCTCCGACTACATGACGGGTGAAGCGGATGACAGCTCTGACAGCAAGGGGACTGTACCATTCAGCTTGAAATCAGTGGAGACTATGCTATCTCTGTCTAAG GATGCTTCTCAAGAGGATCTTCAAGAGATGGTACGCAAGTGTAAGCTGATGGTGCTGGAGAGTGCCGAGTGTTCGGACGAGCGTAAATGGCTCGTTCGACGGCTGATCGAGTTGCGTTTGCGTGTGCAGGAGTTGCGTGAAACCTCGGACGAGAACCTCTTCGAGACGCGCGTAATTCTCGGTCATCATTTTGTACCGCAGAAATACTATATCACCACGTCCAGTCCAGTTTATTGTGACCATTGCAGCGGTGCAATTTGGACGATGCTGCAATCGTGGTACATGTGCAATG atTGCAAGTTTAGTTGCCATTGGAAGTGTCTGAACAACGTGTGTcgcgtgtgtgtgcatgtggtCGTCAGCGAGGCCGGTGGATATACGCATACGAAGGATATTTGTCCAGAGCAAGGCCTCTCGAAGCAGGGTTACCGTTGCGCTGAATGTAAAGTGCGAATAACATTCA CTTTCTCAAAAGGATTATCGCTATCTTGCTTTGGCAGTACCTTTAAGAATACAG AATCGGCATGGGTGGAGCCCCGACTTTGTGACTACAGTGGTCTGTATTACTGTCAGAGATGTCACTGGAATACAGCCATGGTCATTCCCGCGAGAGTGATCAGAAATTGGGACATGGAGCCACGTTTGGTGTCTCGCGCCGCAGCACAGCTTTTGATGCTTCTGGAAGATCGTTCCGTATTACCACTGGAAGAATTAAACCCGAAACTCTTCACCCTGGTTCCGGATTTATCACTTGTAAAA cgAATGCGGGAGGAAATGCAGATGATGAAGAGGTACTTAGTTCTGTGCGTAGAGGCCTGCACTCAAGGTTTACCATGGAAGATTGGATTACGCACACACATGATTGAGAATTCAGGTAATTATTCCATTAAGGATCTAATTGATCTTCAGAGCGGCATTCTCCTGGATGAGCTTCGCGCCGCGTATGACACCATGCACGCGCACATCACACAGCAATGTGAGCTCTGCAAGGCAAg GGGACACCTGTGCGAGATATGCGGCAATGACGAAGTAATCTATCCATGGGACGCGAGCTCGGTTATCTGCCACCAATGCTCGGCGGTACATCACCGTGTTTGTTGGGCCAAGCGTAATCATTGTTGTCCTCGGTGTGCACGTCTACAAAAACGTCGTGCTCTAGAAGGACAAACTGCGCAGGATGACGAGAACTGTGATACGGACGACACCGCGAAGGACTCTTAA
- the LOC105836829 gene encoding protein FAM122A — MDVDCPIVSLKRSSSAPMINEISATMSVTTPSTSSSRDAASTFNIFANTTRLRRFSTSSPGNVPRLTPRVSQLRQEECVDVAGREAAHEKEIHSAMQISQSWEDLTLEAEGLSFKDSESPTQLNKMERPKRLLDPLSLNLSITGSSLCSSPSPTRSGFNQRQCYSPGIHIWKNNLSPSPTRKAFATRRSLSPIAIRPSSLGPVKRKFELDEAGMDNLQPPAKRTFGLLASVASRLDALSSPLPGTISSVGTPESLSSADSPSFSFRPVDSPSPVRVGPNSDSDSLSDMSNQSKSMDQIRTDQISQDNHR, encoded by the exons ATGGACGTTGATTGTCCGATTGTTAGCCTGAAGCGATCCAGCAGCGCGCCGATGATTAACGAGATCAGCGCGACCATGTCCGTCACCACGccgtcgacgtcgtcgtcgag GGATGCTGCATCCACCTTTAACATTTTTGCTAATACAACTCGTCTACGACGTTTTAGTACCAGT agCCCTGGTAATGTTCCTAGATTGACGCCACGCGTGAGTCAGTTGAGACAAGAGGAATGTGTAGATGTTGCCGGCCGAGAAGCGGCACACGAGAAAGAAATTCATAGTGCCATGCAGATATCGCAGTCATGGGAAGACCTCACCTTAGAAGCGGAAGGACTGTCATTCAAAGATTCAGAGTCTCCCACGCAGCTTAACAAAATGGAACGACCGAAGAGGCTATTGGATCCCCTAAGTCTGAATTTGTCTATCACCGGCTCATCGCTGTGTTCCTCACCCTCTCCCACGCGATCCGGTTTTAATCAAAGACAGTGCTACTCTCCTGGTATTCACATCTGGAAGAACAATTTGTCTCCTAGTCCTACGAGAAAGGCGTTTGCCACAAG ACGCAGTTTGAGTCCTATCGCAATAAGGCCAAGCAGTTTGGGGCCagtcaaaagaaaatttgaactaGACGAGGCTGGGATGGACAACTTGCAACCGCCTGCAAAACGCACTTTTGGTCTACTGGCCTCAGTCGCATCCAG aTTGGATGCATTGTCCAGCCCACTCCCAGGCACTATCAGTTCCGTGGGCACGCCCGAATCGTTATCAAGCGCGGATTCGCCTAGTTTCTCTTTTCGGCCAGTGGACAGTCCATCACCAGTTCGTGTGGGTCCGAATAGTGACAGCGATTCCCTATCAGACATGAGCAATCAAAGCAAATCGATGGATCAAATCCGCACCGATCAGATCAGTCAAGACAATCACAGATGA
- the LOC105836828 gene encoding uncharacterized protein LOC105836828, which yields MDMSVGDIDDVSFRLGEMFDSYEELEQKLDRVSRHSLVHYWRRDSRTVSGAHMKTARPISERLKYYSVKYACIYGGQKFLPRGAGRRQSQSIRTNCPAHIMVRASKDGTKLEVTSVNNEHNHEISEDLFKKLPQERKLCGEIKEEVQDLMQLHIDRKRLKEYVRLRTNKVLRSKDLFNIAAANKQKKEISIERAYHLFEKIRNIEKMQSRGDNKKMYSESEDEMAQTIKRMKKEQDSTWNQDGLSTELEASEGNDGEDSYSGQLTQEEVVDEIDTNEGELLTANNEGDIIAADGEIVGELVMENGDPSVIVESIVNADGSVFVDDREFNYCNNHLSHTVDDSQSPQPRVLDIEPITSTTTIENITKETSASSNDKIDPLALHQSPKSSGSFQGTDSRIWIMKEGTSMETDSGPESETNVTTKPVSTMKTPDAETPEAVLSDETSHQLLQEQLAVLRAEKGKLYHETEMLKLKKDKLKLQINCYSNEIKKQEMEREKLRLEIKLLQSKVMEDTNDVSHYIFVP from the exons ATGGACATGAGCGTTGGGGATATCGACGACGTGTCCTTCCGCCTGGGGGAGATGTTTGACAGCTACGAGGAGCTGGAACAGAAGCTAGATAGAGTCTCAAGGCATAGCCTGGTGCATTACTGGAGGCGAGACAGCCGAACAGTAAGCGGGGCTCATATGAAGACTGCGCGGCCCATCAGTGAGCGATTGAAGTATTATTCTGTCAAGTATGCATGTATCTATGGTGGCCAGAAGTTTCTCCCACGTGGCGCTGGCAGGAGACAATCTCA GTCCATACGAACAAATTGTCCTGCTCACATTATGGTCAGAGCATCTAAAGATGGTACCAAGCTGGAAGTGACTAGTGTCAATAATGAACATAATCACGAAATTTCAGAG GATCTATTTAAGAAACTTCCTCAAGAGAGAAAACTTTGCGGTGAAATTAAAGAAGAAGTTCAAGATCTCATGCAACTACATATTGATCGTAAGAGATTGAAAGAGTACGTGCGATTACGCACCAATAAGGTACTTCGGTCCAAAGACCTGTTCAATATAGCAGCAGCTAATAagcagaaaaaagaaatctcaATAGAACGAGCATATCACTTATTTGAAAAGATTCGTAATATCGAAAAGATGCAGTCAAGaggtgataataaaaaaatgtattccgAGTCAGAGGACGAGATGGCACAGACCATAAAAAGAATGAAGAAGGAGCAGGATTCTACCTGGAATCAAGat GGATTGTCGACGGAGTTGGAAGCGAGCGAGGGAAACGACGGCGAAGACTCTTACAGTGGTCAACTGACGCAGGAGGAGGTAGTCGACGAGATTGACACGAATGAGGGCGAATTGTTGACAGCGAACAATGAGGGCGACATAATAGCGGCCGACGGAGAAATAGTAGGCGAGCTGGTAATGGAAAACGGTGATCCGTCGGTGATAGTCGAATCTATCGTTAACGCAGACGGTTCCGTTTTCGTCGACGATCGAGAATTCAACTACTGTAACAATCACTTGTCGCATACAGTAGATGACAGCCAATCGCCGCAGCCACGTg TTCTAGACATAGAACCTATTACTTCCACCACTACTATCGAAAATATCACGAAAGAAACGTCTGCTTCGTCCAATGATAAAATCGATCCTTTGGCGCTTCATCAATCACCGAAGTCATCTGGTAGCTTCCAAGGGACAGATTCAAGAATTTGGATCATGAAGGAGGGCACTTCCATGGAAACGGATAGCGGGCCCGAaagtgaaacgaacgtgacgACCAAGCCAGTCTCAACGATGAAAACACCGGACGCGGAAACACCCGAGGCTGTACTTTCAGACGAGACGAGTCATCAACTGCTTCAAGAACAGTTAGCAGTACTTCGCGCCGAGAAAGGGAAGCTGTATCACGAGACAGAAATGCTGAAACTGAAGAAGGACAAGCTGAAACTGCAGATCAATTGCTACTCAAACGAAATAAAGAAGCAGGAGATGGAAAGAGAAAAGTTGAGGCTGGAGATCAAGTTGCTTCAGTCCAAAGTCATGGAAGACACTAACGATGTTTCTCATTACATCTTTGTGCCCTGA